CGTTCTCATTAACTCTTATCAAAGTTCATCTTGCATCCAAATGCTGTGGGCCGCTCAATACTGACTGCactgaaaagagaaaatgaaaaagacaaagcaagcagagagggagagagagagagagcacggTGCAGATAAAGGACAGAGAAATAATGGTCTAATGGTGATTGAGGATGGGCAGAATAATCACTGCAGTCCTCTGACTAGACTGTTGGTTTGATGTAAAATTAAACTGTGTTCATATCTGATAagtatgttttatgttttttccaTAAACCAAtaattgtctttgtctttttaaatagTTTAGTGAGTGTTTGAAGAATTTGGTGGGGAAAATAAATGGCTCAGACAAATAATTAAATTGAATTCCTGATCTTGAGTCAATCTTACCCACATAATAAAGTCCTTTGAGAAAGCATTTGTGGTATTAGCATTCAATCCACCACCATAAGAAAAATACTAGAGCCAGGACTGCTGTACTTGTGGTAAAAAAGAGGCCCCTTGCAGGTGAAAACATAATGTGCGTACTTAGTGGAGTCCTTACTTGATTTGCTCAGTTGATTAGAATCTCCCCTGTGATTCTGTCTGTAAGTATCATCGGCTTCtcctcataaacacacacggtTACTCCTCCGCCTGTATCATCAGATCCCACAGTGCAGCTGGATTCCCTCATTGAGATGTAAAGAGGGATAATTGGAGGCTGATTGCAGCCGTATGAGGGCTTTCATCTAAGCCTCGGTCTTGTAATATCATATCATGGATAGATATTTTGTACCTTGTGTCTGTTGCCACCTTAAAATGCATATTATACTCTGTGCTAGCACACCTGCCACTATAACGTCAAATTGCTGCATTTTCACAAAGTTTGTGTTAAAGACTGTGAAGTGGGCAGCAGAGTAACGCCATAGATGGTGATTTCATCCATGTTTCAAGCTTCTACAGTCTCCTAATTACTGATGGACATTGAATTGTTGTTCAAACACTGAATGACAGATCAGAATGAGGCTGCAGGTATTCTTTCTTTGAAAGGAATCCACTACATCAATAATGTGCCCATTTAAGTGTGTGGGGTTCCACCAACAgggtaaaaaaaatacttactgACGGGTTTCATTTGTGCCATATTGACCCCCTTACCATTGTGCTTAACAATAACACAGAAAGCTGCACAAAATACATAATGTTCCAGATATGGTGCAATCACTGTTGATATTATATCTACAGTCATGTGAGCTTGTGTCATGTGCCACCAGTGTGTTCAGTCAGATTGGACTGGGTGCGTACATCTTTTGGAAAGGGGCAGAAATATAGTTTAATATTTTTTAGGGCTCAGCAACAACCAACAAGCTTGACAGtgtgttttcaaaataatagTACACATTCATGCTATCCCTTAGTAGTTTGGGGTTTAACAACAGACCAAAATATAGACGGTATACTTAAAGAGAGCTAATGTGCATATTTTTGCCAGTGGTCATTGTGGCTATAAGATGTTTTCTGCTATGCTTTATCTGCTCATTGAGGCACTGCTGCAGTGTCTTTAAATGGAAAACCTAAGCTTGTAAACGGTTGATAATTtctatttgaaaaaaaatctttatgaAGTAGCAGATGAGATAAACAGAAGAAATGCTTAGGAGGAGGTTGCAGAATAATTGCCATATTCAAAGGCTGCATTTGTGTTTGAGGAGACTCTCTGAGTATTTGTCAGTGCTGCAATGGGTAATTATTAGTAAACAAATTCATATAGTCTAATACGAGTCTCACAGAGCcccacagcagcacacatcgATTTTACTCACAGCTCAGCAAAGAGAACACTGTGGAACACCGTCCATCCTGACTCTGTGCCTCCTGTGCCTTATAAATGCCCAGAGGAGACTTTCTGATACCATAAATGCCACCAAAGAATTTAACCATGATGGATGCTGCTGGAAAGTGTTTTCACTTTGCTCAGAAACTCCAATATTAAGGCATTTTCAAATCAGTAACCCATGTTCCCGAGTCTGTGTACACATTGTGCTGAATAAACCTCCCGAGTTATTTAGTGCAAACTGCCTATGCCCCGTAAAAAATGAGGTCTGTAAAAAAAGTTTAAGGGATTAGATGTTCTTTGTCAGAATGAAAATACAGTAactaatgtgtgtatgtgagtgtgtcttGCCTAATGTGTGTTTAGAGACAGCCTTAGGTCTTAGGGATGGCACTGTTCTGCTGCTCCCCCTTTAATTGGCTGTTGGCCCCTCAGCCTCGCCTGAAAGGAGAGTCATTTAGGGACCTTTCACTCTCATAGAGGATTGTCggttgctgctgcaggagaAATTGCATTCCTGTTTCCATACAATGGCTGGTCTGAGTTGGAAGGGGCAAGAGTATCACTGTCATTATCATGACAATGGAAGCTAATTCCACTGCCACTAGCACCATTCTGAAACCCTCTGCAGCACCAGCTTATCAGGGGGCACCATGAGACCAGCAGGAGGCTGCGGGTATGAGGCAAATATTCATACTcccagacagacacatacacatcagGACTCACTCTCTGTTTGAAAAAAGGCCTGAACTGACACATCAGCAAAAAAGTTTATTAGACAGCACCTCTCACTTAATGGTGTGCTGGATGGTTGTTCAACCTCACGGGGTTACTCTAATACACAAATGTCCTTGTTAAactgacagctgtgtttgtttgaagcAGCATTCCTGTTGTGCAGTGTTACTGCATGAAGTAGGACATAAGCTGAAGAACAATTAACCTGGCAACACAGAGATTGTGCTATAATGCCACTAAAAAGACCCCTTTATTATGCTCCCTTTGCTTGTCTTGTTCAGAAAGACACAGCTAGCATAATGCCACCTCAGGGCATGCTGGCCTTTCCTAATCAGAGGTGCGGCATGCACTGGTGTCCAGTGAAGCCTGTTCTGCAGTGACACGGCAAGATTTGAGCTCAACCTCGTCAGAAGATGTCATTTTGGGGATTCACCTGTGAGTGATCTACAGTATCTGAAAAAGAGCAGCACCAAAGTGGACAAATCACTGACTATAATCAAATGTTATTTACACAATGTTACGGCATCAGAAGCAGAAATTAGGCTGCACATACCAAATGGATTGCTcgactcactctctctctggtgcAGACCATTATTAGAGCTCATTCTGCGTTCACAGTTTATTAAAATTACACAGGTACAAATCACAAGAATAAGAGTAGGGCCCATCTCTTTGTCAGTTATCACAAAACGTGAAGTATAGATGAGGTTGATGGAATGTTGAATGGATGTTCTAATGTTTCCTTCAGACCTGTGTCCTTATGGCCTTATGGCAGTGTGAGAGAAGAtagagaagaaaataaagaaaattaaAGACAGCAAAGTCTGGTTGAGATAAATACCCCCGAATATAGATAAAACCCCCAAATGCAAACCTCACCGTGGTGCTATAGAGGTAAATATGGAGAAACTGGCAACTGGCAACAACAACTGTGTTACATGTTACTGTCCATGATGAGGACTCAAAGCTCAGTTAGGGGTTATTACTTCTTATAATATATGTATGCTCCATTAGGATATGAAGCTCTGACTGAGCTTAATTATTATCAACCTTATGTGTTTAATGCTGTTATTTGTCCTCTTGCTACTAGCAGCCCAGCACCATAATTGTAAGAAGCTCCAGATTCCTGCATTAGGAACGTAATATTAACAGAAGTGAAACCAAATTGATTTCCAAGGCTCATGAGGTGGAGGGTGGAGAAGATTTAAAACAGGCCTACATGGCAGTGAATGTCCAGCTTTTCCAGGATGCTGCCGGCAAAGAATAAACAGCTGAGTAGCTAATAAACATTTaatgaaacatttacattaaacGATAAAACATGTACAACATATACAGTTGGCTAAACTGCTTCGATCCATGTACAGTGGTTGACAAAATACAAGGAACCTGTAAAACTCTCCAGCTATTTCCTTCCTTTGAGAAATCCAGGTCACCTGGCGCCGTCCCATTTGGCAATATGCTCTGCAGCTgtgaaaaacacataaaatatgcaTCATACATGTGGGATATTTGTCATGTTGAGCTCTAATGACCGCGTTTAGGTCATAGATGATGCAATATTtcatagataactgggaaagtACTAGTGGGATCTAATGGATTTTTacaatggaaacacacacacaaacacacacacagacagtactCTGCAGAAACATAGTGTTGGCCTCAGGCTGTATGCTATTCTCTTATCATTTTATTACCAATTAACACAGCATAGTAATGACAGCTGGAAATTGCTCTGCTGGGCTGCAGACCTCTTTGCACCCATAATCAGCTGTATTTATGCACTTCActctggtgcttttattttgaaggaaagGTGAGAAAAGTATTGATTGAGCAGAAAAAAGCTTTGTTAATGATGCCTGTAATTTGTAGCAGTTGCTATTATCTAACCCTGAAGCACTCCTTTGATCATGAGCTACTATGTTTTATACAAACTGCAAACAGGGAAATAATCAGGCAGAGCTAACAAAACTGTGACTGAGCCACTGGCTGGTAATATGATAGTTCAGTACAATGACTGGGTGAAGCAGCATTTCTTCTACTAcggatgaaaaaaacaaaaacaaaaaatgaccaAGGACTGTCAGCCCAGATACCAAATGAGTCGGTCTTCCAACGGCAGGTTGCACAAATGATGTCTTAACAACGCTGACCTCATCCAGAGCAGACCTGTTATTTAGCTGTGTGATCAATACCAGATTACACACCAGATGCTTACAAAGACACACTCAAGTGGACAAAACTAAACATCAACCACCTCATCTCATCCTTGCGATCAATGTAAGTGGTATGTGTGTGCCTAAACACAGTGGCCCTTTGTGGAGCTGATGTATATTGATTGCTCAGCGTGTTGTGATGGCAGGCACTGAGTGCCATTGATTTGGACAGGGAGGCGAATTTAAATGTGTAGACTGACTCACGTGGGGTGCTGTTTTCACACCGTCAGTAGTAACACACTGGATTAACATTTTACACTTCACCCTTTAGTGATTACTAGTGACAAAGGAGGGAACAACAACGATAATAAGTGCTGAAGAGAAGTCAAGCTTACATGAGCAAATAGggaaaaaacagacattctGTTACCCAAGCAAATCCAAAATATAAAGCTCTATTTAGTGAGTTGGTGCACTGAATCCTGTTTAGCACAACAGCCATGGGGAATTTGGAAGGAGATGTGTTTCACCGTGAAGCCCAGAGCCTGGTGGTTTTCTGCTTCAAAGCAGCTGGTGTTGGATGGACAGTAGAATACTAAGTCTTGGGGAATAGAGGATGCTCGCTTCAgagaaaaacattcaaatgtgtatatatgttttCATAGGGAAGTGTTATATCAAGGTTTGGCTACTTCTATTGTGCTCATATCAGTGGACAGAAAATGCCAAAAATCCCTGCTCTTCTTAGTCCAGTATTATTGATGTCAGATTATGGTTAGCACTAATTTCTCTGAGCAGAAAATACACACCATACACACCTTAATCAACGTACTCATTACAGGACACTCACTGTGCTGGCATATGTATCGGTTCCTTGTTTTACAGCGCTGGTCATTCCAGTTGAACGCACTTAATGCCTGCAGCTCCACACAGTTTCCAAAACtggacagagaaaaagaagagctCTGAGGACAAGCAGGTTATCTCTGAAATGTGTCTTTGTTCACAAGCACACATCGGATCAGCAGACAACTTTTAAGTCAAAGCTAACGAACCTTTTAAAGATGATGTTAGAATTTAATAGACAGAATCAGTGGGAGACAGAGAAATAGAGACCTCTAGTGCTCAAAGTGAAGACTGCAAGTCAAAACACCAATACAAATGTGACTTATTCTACAGCAAAGActtttattgaaaataaaactACTGGTTTATTCTGTTTTTTGGTGTTGCGTTAATTTCTTACCGTGTatttcttttgcaaaagctTCTTATTTTAAAACTTTCATGTTTGCACATCTAAATAAAAAATTCATGATGTacacaaagaaaaatgatttatttattttttcaggtttgtTTAGGTCCATTGCACTCTCTGTTCATGGCATCATCTGCAGGAGCTCATGTATGTTACTAAATGTGTCTCATACCCTTGGTTGTCAGGCTGCCCAAAGgcaaagctgctgaatgtagGGATCTCTCCTGTGTCCCAGCGAAATGAGTCTTTCGGGGGCTTATAAGTCAAacctgcagaacaaagacattgGTGTTTCTCCATTCCCCATCTTATAACCTAGCTTGCTCATGCTGTCCAGTGTTGTTTGGATGTTCAACCTGAAAGACAGTACCTATCCAGAAGTTCCGTGTTTCGAAGTCAGTGTTGGTGACTTCATTGCTTGTCTCCAGCGCACTAAGATAAAATGCCAGGATGTCCTGGACCTTCTGACTGTGGATTTGAGCTAAGATGCCTCCTAGTGTCTGTTGGTTTAAACACACAACTGTTCAGAGCTGAGATAATCCTTGTATGAGGATGTTAGACGTAGATAAATATCACTCACCTGACAGTGGCTTTTAGCTCCATAGTAGGTGTCAGCCTCTGACGACACCATAAAGCAATGTCCATCTATCATCACATCACAGCTGTGAAACGGAAACGGCACCTTCTCTGTTGGGACAAGCAGCCAGAGCACAATGAATAAGGATGCTCATCATACATGTTGATTCAAATCTGATAAAGACAGATTATACCTTAATGATCTACACAACTGCAGTTGAAAACTCTAAGGCACACCACACTTACCTGCACAGTCAGCTCCACTGTACCCAACATCACACAAACAAGAGCACTCCTCTTCTCTGAAACGGCCGTgaacacactgcacactgcaccgaactgcaaaacacacactcgAGCTGTAAACTCTATGTCTTCTCTTCTTTTCCTATATATTAACCCGCTCACTGATAACGGCATCTTGTTGGCTGAGTACCCTGGCAGAAGCTTCCGGTGAAACCCCGATCACAGCTGCATTTGCAGGATGAGATGTTTAGGTGGCCATGTTCCCCACAGCTCATACGGCATGGGTTCTTTGGAatctctgaaaacaaacaaacaaatacaaacatttgGAGTTCAGCTGATCATTtagataactaaataaataaagataactGAAGAGACAATGCAGCCATGTCTTACCACACAGTCCACCTACATGGTCCCACAGTCTGAAACATCCGGACAtggaggaggtgcagagagAGCAGTACTGCCCTGTCTTATAGGGCATCACTAGCTGACCATTCACTTCCCAGTTCCCCctgtaacaacacaaacaccactaTGTGACCATAGAGTgctaacagacagacagtctgaCAAgatctgttgttgtgttggaaACTAAGCATCAATGTTTTAATGTTACCCAGGGTAATATGCACAGACAAATATCTCCCAGagctctccatctgtctgacaaGGTTGGCTGGCACAGCCCACATGACTAGAAGTAGCCCAGACAAGctacaaaacatttaaaaaacatcagcattttaaaaggaaGAATCAAGCAAATATAAGATGCTGTTTTGTAGGCTTTGTAACTGTACCTGTGTGTAATGTGCACAGGTGGCGTTCTCTCTACATCGCCCACTCAAGTACAGAAAATCGTTTCCCTCTTCAAACCAAGAGTCAATGATGTCAGAAAATGAGGCGACACCATGAAGAGAAAGATGTTTGTTCCAGCCAATGTGAGTCAGAGATGAGGAGTGTTGAAAGGCAGGGTCTGCACCACACATGGCCACTCTGTCCTTTGCAAGTCTGGCCAACTTGTCATTCCACTCCTATGGATAAAGACATGATTTTTGACcaccataaaaaaacacattgctaGGTTTTCTAAAACAAGCTCCAGCTGTCAGATCTGACCACAAATGGTTTTCAAGCAGATATGTCAGATGAAAAATCTCTTTGGCACCAGGGTCATTCCCATTATTTTAGGACTGATTTTCCTAAGAGGCATAATCCTTCTCAGGGGCTTAAAACAAACCCAGCATGCAGCAAGTAAGAGGCAGGGAGACACCTTGGGCGAGTTGCCAGTCCATGACAGggccaacaaacacagactgacacTCATTGTGTGCTGTGCAGGTCTAACTTGGTCTGTGGTGGCACAAGGTTTGGCTAAGCTGCTGATTCCAACAAACAGCAGGTTTTCACACAAACTGCTTCATCACTGGAAAAGACAGCAACACGTGGAAAGTTACATCTACATGTCTTGTCTCCTTGGCTGGTTCTAGCACCGTCCCCTCACAGCAAGAGGGTTTCAGCAAGCTTTCCTCTCCTGAGATGGTTTTATCTGGGTGTCCACCCACATttcaaagatgtgcatgttaggttaactgaGATTCAAAGTTGCCataagtgtgagtgtgaatggttgtttgtctctgtgtgtgcctctctgTTAATCCTGCAATAGAACCCCACGACCCTCCTAACCTGCAGGTTAggagaatggatggatgagaagataaggtatatatatatatatatatatatatatacataaataaaaagtaaactCCAAATAACCTACTATCTATCCAGCCACTGACAGGACTTTACGACACAGTAAAACACTGGTGTGTGTTGTTAAAAAGGTCCAGGCCCCGTTAACTTGTCACTCTGTTCTCTGATGTTGACTACCAAAGTCTTTTAAAGATTTTCAGGTCAGAAGGCAACATTTCATCTGAgatatgtcattttaaaacatgtctaTTTGTATCAACTGTCTCAATAAAGACCACAATATTAATGCTTGTGGTATAAGTTAAGATAGTAAAGCAGCATATTTCCCTTTGAATTTCTGGCgaacatctctctctccctctccctgaaGATAAAATGGGGTGTTGGATCTCTGGGAAGTTCTGAGAGAGACTGGCAGGATAACATCTGCCAAACAGAGGTCATGATTTACATATCAAAAGTGAAAACTGAACTTTAATTTCTGTCTCTGCGAGCGATGGCATGACCTCATAATACGTCTTAGCTGAATGAGCTCAAAGAAAACCTGCTGAGAGGGCACTGGGTGAGAAAAGGAGGAGCATCAGTCTTTCCTGAAATATTGGTGTTTTATCTCATCATGAAAGCAGAACCTAAAGGGCTGTATAATAATCACTTCAACACAATCTTACCACAATGCTTACCGGTTCATTCCTGTGTGCAcggagacagagaaaaaaaaaaacagctaaagcCTTGAGCCTTTTAACGTTTATCAGTAAAGCTGTTTAATATGCCTCTTCAGCTCAGAAAAGCTTCCTCTGAGGGTTTTCACTGGGAAATTACCTGTAATACTACAGTGGAGAATGCAGAATGATTATCCACATCCTCTTTTTCTCATTACTGCCTTATCAGTTGAGAGCAGTTCTCTGAGGCTGAAGAGCAGTCGAAGAAAAGGGTCTCAGTCTGGCTTTGAGGATGTAATCTATGACAAAGTGACAGTGTGCCCTGGCACAAATCTCACACCAGACCCAAAGGCTTCCTCGTGCATTGTGAGTTTTATAATCCATCATTACCTTGTGGTCACAATCACATGCAGGCAAGACAGGTGTGCAGATAAGTACTGTATGGCAAAGCAATAGATGGAATTAGATAACAGAGACAATTTAGCTCTGCTATTTAAAATGCTTGACTTTTTTTACATCAAGGATGGCGGGATGTTCAGCACCATCCTTACATGGcgactgtttttattattgtccCCTTTATGGGGATTTTAATTGTAAACTTATTGATCATGTGCTGTTTGAAAGATCCTGGTGTCATTTTATTGTGTGACACAACAGATGTAACGGCTTCATCTGAACTGTCATACAGCAGTGCAGCACTCTTTCACACTGCTGAGACTATCAGCACTGCAAGATTTGGTGACTTCACTTTTGAAAAAGGGGGTATAATTATCTGTAAAACAACTGTGGCCTGTTCTCAGAACTGCCTTTCCTGTGAAGCGCTGTCAGTGTCAGTCTCACTGTTTTGGCTACATCCCATTTCTAAGCTGTTGGCTCACATTTACAGCAACACTCTCCTCATCTTCACTGCTGCTTCTCTGGGACTTTCTCTGTAAGCTTTCCAAAAGTATATTCATTTAAGGTTGAAACTGGTGGCCGAAAACATTTCACTTTGAGGAGTGAAGTGATAGCAAATAACCAGATAATGAAAAGTTGAGATGCATATCTGACGTCTTTGTGAGTCTCAGCTCCAGACTCCGGACAATACTGTGCACCCACCTCCTGATGTTTGTTAACAAAAGGATGATGTCACGTTTCAATGATGGCAAACGCACCATTCAAATGCAGACAGAAGAAACAGACAATAGGTGCCACAAACCATTTTTTGCATGTTCGCTGCCATGGGTTTGACCTGGCTGCGCAGTCTATTGTGCTGGGCAACAATCTGTGAACGCTGCTTCACATCGAGccctgaaagaaaacacacacacacacacactcactcattaCTAGGCTACTATACAGCCCCCAATGGAATGACAATGTACTGGCAGGATGTTTGAgtgtatgtcacagtgtgtgtgtgtgtgtgtgtgtgtgtgtgtgtgtgtgtgtgtgtgtgtgttggaccaTGGATTTACAGTCTCACacaaatgtaaaacacacaaatcctaATCAGGATACAAAACTTTAAACTGCAATGCAATATagcacaacaacaaagaacaaatgaTGATAAAGGACTTCATAGAAGTGCTGAACAAACTGCATGTTAAACAAGTTAAGTTAGCAATGAAGCTCTTTGCTCTCTTCTCAATGGGGACTGAAGCGTTTGTTGCATTAATCTAGGCCTGGCAtctttaaataatttatattattttggtCTTTAGGAAACTCATTCTTAAGTTACATCTGAAGACATGTTATCATAAAGCTCACTCTATGATTTTTCAAATCAACATTAGGTGCCACTCTTCAGTAGCACAGACAGGAAGGGACCTGACTTTGTGTTACCCCACGCACATTACTACAGGGAAAGGTTCTGCCGTCAGATCAGGTTCAAACTTATAAACAATGAAtgaatttgaaaaaacaaaacacaaaaatttaGTCTCGACCGGTTGTGTCCCTCCTGTCCTGACCACCTGACTTTTGCacaacttgtgtgtgtttgcgtgctTTACCGACGCTGGGGGTGATCTGGAGGTCCGGTGTCTCTGCGAAAATAATCCGGCTCGCCGTGGTGAaaggcagcagaaaacaaacgaCAAGATCCAAACTCCGGGGAGGTGTTACAGACCACATTGTGAACTCCTGAAGCGTCTCCAGCAACAGTGGCCACTTGCTCTCAGTCATCCTgcctccctgctcctctcctccctcctctctccttaaTTGCTCTCCCAGCAGCGCACACGTCGCAGCTCCTGCTGTAGAATATACATCAGCAATCTGTTCTGAGACATCGGTGCAAGTAAAATACTGCAGGTcctacaataataataataataataataataataataataataataataataataataataataatggcatTATAAAGGttcttgcccccccccctttttttaattactgCTATTTAAAATGCAGACATGAAGTGCAGTTTAAACAGTCTCATGCTATCTGTCCACATTAGAGTGTAATGTGTGCAGAAATATACAAATCATTAATAGTTTACAAATACATGTGAAACACCTAAAATAGAAATCTGTTTTGTGCTCACTTAGTTTAATACAACACCTCCTCTCTAAATGGCAAAGGGAGCACCTAGCTGCTCTGATGATCAACATGAGTGTTCTCCATTGTTGTTGACAGGAAGTTGGTTTTGTGCTTTCTGTCTTTTGGTTGACTCATGGTAGATTAGACAGACATAGGTGCACATCAGAGTGTGAGGCGGTGAAAATGACACCAGATTGGTCTTTGGTGCAGGATGGAGCTGCCAGTGTGCCTGGTTGGACAATGTTTTTTCTATGGACCCAGTGCAGGAAGCGTGAATCATGAGCTGCACAATGTGGGGTGAATCAGCGTCTGCGATTGTGCAACACAATAGAACCATCTCTGTGAGCCGACTGTGTTTTACTGGGAAAGTCACACTGTCCACTTATTTCTCATCCCTTTGATTTTGCTGCATCAGTAAGGGAACCCGCCGAGTCAAATGACACAGTCTGTTCTGGCCTTTGTCTGTGATGGACACCCACTTAGATGACTTCTCAGGTAAATCCAGCAACTACCTCTGAAAGTCTTCTAAATACACAATTaaactgctgactgtgtgtgtgtgtgtgtgtgtgtgttggctgctGAGGACAAAATTTATTGCACATAGGAACATTTCTCTTATATAATTAGACAGTTTTATTTGTAGTATCTTTTCACCTCCCCCTCAGAACATATGATAACAGCCAGGTCTGGTAGGGTTATATGTCCAAACCAATGTACAGTACAGGAATGTGCATATGCACACATTCCTGCAGAGGGCACAACTTCTCTGCAGACCCTCTCCATCAGAAGGTTGCTTTGACCAGAGAGAAAGTGCAAGTAACAGGATCATAATGTGGTCACATTTTTCTTCAAGTCTCTTTTGCTGATTGGCTCTTGAGGAGTAAACCCTAGCATTCCTCACTGTTTAGCTGTGGCCGCTTTTCCACTGCCAACTGTGGTCTTTCTCTACCCTGGAGTCCCTGCACACTCTGAGAGCTGCCCGCTCAAAGTTCACACGGCTCGCTGCTTCTAACACATCTGAAGGCTGAAGGCTGATTATCGACTGCATCGGATTGGTATTCGTTGGAAACATGTTTGCGTCAGCTGGGTTCGTCATCactttgctgtgtttctgtttgctcCATCCTGCTTTTGGACAGGTAAGTAAGTATGCAGCACCATGATGTCAGCTGATGAGCAAATAAATGAGAGTCTGAGCAGGAGGAATATATTATTCCAAATGTAAAGGTTATGTTAATATTGTTATGAAAGTAATTCATAACAATATTCTGTAGTTAATTATCATGTGAGGTATAATGCTCAAATCTCCTCCTCAGGTCCTACTGTGAAAGTCTTTATTTGGCATCACAGAGTACATTTTCGGCAAAGAGAATCTTGACTCAACTTTACTTTTCACACAAACTTCAGCAGCATCACCTCACAGGCTCCAATGACTGAATCCACTAACTATATTCATGCCCAGCTTCACTGCAGACCTGCTAAACATTTCCAACAAGCTGCGTCTGTGTATGAATGACTCTCTTCAGCCCTTTgcatgcatgtctgtgtgtatttgtgtcctGCTGAGGGATGGCCAGCACGATTATGAGTTTGGAAGAGcgagtttgttttttaatagtCTAATTTTGGCAAGATAGGTTGAACTGTGCTGTAATGCCTCCTACACTCTGTGCTAACATCACCCAGTTAACATGCTTAATGTCCCCTTAGCACAGGCAGAAAGAGGCCTTTCACATCTACACTATAAACACAGCCACCCCCACCCCGCCTCAACTGACTGAAGTCTTTCCAAACCGCCAGTCTGCTCTGAATAAGAAAGGTGTTTTCAACAA
This portion of the Parambassis ranga chromosome 3, fParRan2.1, whole genome shotgun sequence genome encodes:
- the LOC114433629 gene encoding C-type lectin domain family 18 member A-like: MAANMQKMEWNDKLARLAKDRVAMCGADPAFQHSSSLTHIGWNKHLSLHGVASFSDIIDSWFEEGNDFLYLSGRCRENATCAHYTQLVWATSSHVGCASQPCQTDGELWEIFVCAYYPGGNWEVNGQLVMPYKTGQYCSLCTSSMSGCFRLWDHVGGLCEIPKNPCRMSCGEHGHLNISSCKCSCDRGFTGSFCQVRCSVQCVHGRFREEECSCLCDVGYSGADCAEKVPFPFHSCDVMIDGHCFMVSSEADTYYGAKSHCQTLGGILAQIHSQKVQDILAFYLSALETSNEVTNTDFETRNFWIGLTYKPPKDSFRWDTGEIPTFSSFAFGQPDNQGFGNCVELQALSAFNWNDQRCKTRNRYICQHTAEHIAKWDGAR